The genome window GGCCCAGGACATCATGGCCTCCCGCAGCCGCACCGCCGCGCCCCACGGCGGCAAACGCGCCAGCCACCCCTACCTCCTCCGGGGAGCCTTCAGTTGCTCGGACTGCCGGCGGAAGATGGAGGGCCACTGGGCTCACGAGGAGGCGTACTACCGCTGCCGATTCCCAGCCGAGTACGCCCAGGCCAACACGATCCAGCACCCGCGCAACATCTACTTGCGGGAGCGGGACGTCCTCGGACCGCTTGACCACTGGCTCGCGAAGGTGTTCTCCCCGCACCGCATCGATGGCACCATCGATCTCCTGGCCGAGAGCGCCCAGGCCCCGGCAGACGATCAAGCGGTCCGCGCCGACAGGGCCAAGCGCACCCTCGCCGATTGCGACCGGAAGCTGACCACCTACCGCGCGGCCCTTGAGGCCGGCGCCGACCCGGTTGTGGTCACCGAATGGATCGCCCAGACCCAGGAGGTCCGGGCCCGTGCCGAATCCGAACTCCGGGCCGTCCAGGCGGCGCGGGCCGGCCAACTCACCCGTGATGACGTCGCAGCCCTGGTCCGGGCCAACACGGACTTGGTGGAGATCCTGCGAGTCGCCGAGCATGCGGATCGGGCAGCCCTGTACGAGCAACCTGGCTTGATGCTGACCTACGACCACGGAAAGCAGAAAGTGCTGGTTGAGATGAATCTCAACCAGCACTTGGCGTCACCCCGTGGGGCAACTGTTTGTGTCCGAGGGGGGACTTGAACCCCCACGCCCGATAAAGGGCACTAGCACCTCAAGCTAGCGCGTCTGCCATTCCGCCACCCGGACTAGGTGGTGTCCGCTCGACCGGACCTTCCGGTGCTCGGCCGCGCTGACATGGATAACTGTAGCAAAGGATGGCTTGAGGGCCCAAAAGCCTGGGGGTGTGGGGGTGGCCGGTGGGTGGACGGCTGGGATCGGGGAGGTTGTCGGGTGAATTCCTTGGGGGAACGAAGGGGGTGGGGGAGGATGGCGGCACGTGGCCTGGATGGCCGGTGGGACGAGGAGGGTGCATGAGCGAGGCGCGGGTGACCGGAGAGTCCGAGGTCGCGGAGATCTGCAGGGACCTGATCCGGATCGACACCAGCAACTACGGGGACCAGCCGGGGCCGGGGGAGCGGGCCGCGGCGGAGTACGTGGCCGAGCAGCTGGCCGAGTTCGGGCTGGAGCCGCAGATCTTCGAGTCGGCCAAGGGGCGCGCCTCGACGGTGGTGCGGATCGAGGGCGAGGACCGGTCGCGGCCGGGGCTGCTGATCCACGGGCACACCGACGTGGTGCCGGCCAATGCGGAGGACTGGACGCACCACCCGTTCTCGGGGGAGATCGCGGACGGCTGCGTCTGGGGTCGCGGCGCGGTCGACATGAAGGACATGGACGCGATGACGCTGGCGGTGGTGCGCGACCGGCTGCGCACCGGCCGCAAGCCCCCGCGCGACCTGGTGCTGGCGTTCCTGGCCGACGAGGAGGCCGGCGGCACGTACGGTGCGCGGTTCCTGGTGGACAAGCACCCGGACCTGTTCGAGGGCGTCACCGAGGCGATCGGCGAGGTCGGGGGGTTCTCGTTCACGGTGAACGACAAGGCGCGGCTCTACCTGGTCGAGACGGCCGAGAAGGGCATGCACTGGATGCGGCTCACGGTCGACGGCCGGGCCGGGCACGGCTCGATGATGAACAACGACAACGCGATCACCGAGCTGTGCGAGGCGGTGGCTCGGCTGGGCCGGCACGAGTTCCCGCTGCGGATCACCAAGTCGGTGCGGTCCTTCCTGGACGAGCTGTCGGACGCGCTGGGCGTGCCGCTCGACCCGGAGAACATGGACGAGACGCTGCGGGTGCTCGGCGGGATCGCCAAGATGATCGGCACCACGCTGCGCAACACCGCGCAGCCGACCATGCTGGGCGCCGGCTACAAGGTGAACGTGATTCCGGGTCAGGCCACGGCGCACGTGGACGGGCGGTTCCTGCCCGGCTACGAGGAGGAGTTCCTGGCCGAGCTGGACGCGGTGCTCGGTCCCCGGGTGAAGCGGGAGAGCCTGCACCACGACAAGGCGATCGAGACCGACTTCGACGGTCCGCTGGTGGCGGCGATGCAGTCCGCGCTGCGGGCCGAGGACCCGATCGCCCGGGCGGTGCCGTACTGCCTGTCCGGCGGCACGGACGCCAAGTCCTTCACCGACCTGGGCATCCGGTGCTTCGGCTTCGCGCCGCTGCAGCTGCCGCCGGGGCTGGACTTCGCCGGGATGTTCCACGGCGTGGACGAGCGGGTGCCGGTGGAGGGGCTCAAGTTCGGGGTCCGGGTGCTGGACCGGTTCATCGACGCCTGCTGAGGTCCTGGGCCGTCGTACGCGTGTTGAATTCTCTGATTTTCCGTCGATAAGGCGAGCGAATCATCACCGGTAGGAGTGAATGACGATCTGCCTCCGTTCCCCCATTCGGCAGAGCGTCGTTCACTCCTATGGCGGCAGGGATGACCTGGCCGCCCGGAAAATCAGGAGGAATGCATGAACGTCAAGAAGATCGCGGCTGTGGCGGTTACTGCCGGTGGCCTGATGCTGGCCGGTGCCGGCGTCGCCGCGGCGAACGGCGGCGCGGGTGCCCAGGGTGCCGCCACCGACTCGCCCGGCGTGGTCTCCGGCAACCTGGTCCAGGTTCCGGTGCACGTGCCCGTCAACATCTGCGGCAACACCGTGAGCGTGATCGGCCTGCTGAACCCGGCGTTCGGCGACGCCTGCTTCAACGGCTGACCAAGAGCCGGAACACCGAGGGGCGCCCCAGGCGGGGCGCCCCTCTCGGCGTTTCAAACCACCCGATCGAGTGACTGACCGCCGGTTGGCTCAACCTTTTGGGAGAACACTCGTTGAACTGTGGGCGGTAAAAGCATTCGTCGGAATTTCCGACCATCACATGTCAGGGGTACGTATGCGACAGGTTGCCAGAAAAGGAATCCTCACGGCGATGACCGCCGGCACCGTGCTGGCCTCGACCGCCGGTTACGCCTACGCGGCGGGTGCCGACGCGGAGGGTGCGGCGGCCGGATCGCCGGGAGTGGGCTCCGGCAACACCGTCCAGGTCCCGGTGGACGCGCCGATCAACGTCTGCGGCAACACGGTGGACGTGGTCGGCCTGCTCAACCCGGCCTACGGGAACCAGTGCGGCAACTCCAGTGCCCCGGCCCACCACCAGGGCGGCGGCTCCCAGAACGGCGGCTCGCAGAACGGTGGTTCGCAGGGCGGCAGCGGCTCGCAGAACGGTGGTTCGCAGGGCGGCGGTGCGCAGAACGGTGGCTCCCAGGGCGGCGGTGCGCAGAACGGTGGCTCGCAGAACGGCGGCGGCTCCCAGAACGGTCCGGGCGGCGGCCCCGGCGTCCCGATGCCCCCGGTGGCCGGCAGCTCGGCCTCCGGCGTCGCGCAGGGCTCCCCGGGCGTCGGCTCCGGCAACAACGGACAGGTGCCGGTCAGCGTCCCGGTCAACGCCTGCGGCGACTCGGTCAACGTGATCGGCCTGCTCAACCCCGCGATGGGCAACGACTGCGTCAACCAGGTCACCCCGGGCCACCCGCTGCCCCCGCCGCCGGTGAGCTCCACCCCGGCGACCCCGCCGACCGTGGCGGGCGTGACCGGCACCCGGACCTCCGCCCAGCCCCCGGCCGCGGCGCCCGCGGCCCCGCAGGCGCAGAACGCCCCGGCGCAGGCCCCGGCGGCCGCGACCAAGCTCGCGTTCACCGGCGTGGACGGGCTGGACGTGCTGGCCCCGGCCGGCCTCGGGCTGCTGCTGGCCGGCGGTCTGCTCTACCGCAAGGCGCGCACCGCGGCCTGACCGCGCGCGGCTGTGCCTCGTGGGCCCCTGGTGTGCCGCGACCGCCCCCCGGTCGCGGCACACCGCTCTCAGTGGCTCACCGGTTCCGGTGGCTCACCAGCTCCGCACCTGCCGGATGATCCGCCGCCGCAGCAGGACCGTTCGGCTGCCGTCCGGGTCGAGCCTCAGTCGGTCGAGCTCCCAGTGGCCGTACTCGGCGTGGTCGGTGAGCAACTGGCGGGCCGCGTTGCGCGAGGTGCCGCGCGGCATGCGCAGGGACTGGTACTCGTACTCGGGCTGCCGGACCTGCTTCGGTGGGGTCAAGGTCGCCTCCTCGGCGTTGTCTGCGGCAAGCCTACGACCTGCCTCTGACGGTGACACCGGTCCGACCGAACCGGAACGCGGCGCCCTGCGGGCGGCACGCCGGGGCCGCCGGCCGTCGTCGCACCACCCGCCCCGCCATCCTCGCCCGACAAGCGAACTGATGCGTAATCAATTCCCGGGGCCGGGAAGTGGAAACGCCACGCTGGGCACAGATGCACACGGTTCGGACATCCCGGTTCAAATTGCCGGGCTTTGGCAAACTGAGACGCCAACCCCTGTGCACCTCGGGCCCCGGTACGGATAGCGTCTGTCCCATGTCTGATGCCGCGCAGCTCACCCGGTCCGAGGTACGCGAAGCCGCCGAGGCGGTCAAGGCCGCCATCGACCGCCATCTGGAAGCGGTGTCCAGCACTCACACCGCAGACGACCCGGCGGTCTTCGCCGCCTACGAGGAGTTGGCTGCGGCCGCGATCCACTACGACCAACTGCTGTACGAGGTCTACGACGAGGTCACCCCGTTCGAGGTGCCGGGCGACGGTGGCCCGGACAGCTACGCGGGGCCGGAGGAGCCGGAAGCGATCAGCGTGCTGATCCGCCGGGACTACCGGATCGCCGATCCGCGCCGGCTGCGCGCCCAGGCCGAGCGCCTGGACGAGTCGCTGGAGGCGGTCGAGCAGCCCGGGCAGGGCGTCACGGCGGCGGTCGGCGTGGTCTTCGGCGAATACGAGCCGGACGAGATCGCCGCCCGGGCCGAGGAGTTCGGCCTGGAGGAGGGCGACGCGACGCTCTGGGTGACGGCCACCGAGCCGGCCGAGCCGGGGGAGTGGCTCTCCGAGCCGTTCGACAGCCCGGACCCGCAGCTGCTGCTCTGCCGCTTCGACGTCAGCGAGGTCTACGACGAGGACGAGGCGGACAGCTGACGGCAGGTGCCGGAAGCACGGCCGAGGGCGCTCCCCGCGACGGGGGAGCGCCCTCGGCCGTTCGCGAGGCCGTTCGCGAGGCCGTTCGCGCGGCAGCTCAGCAGGCCGGCGACACGCCCGACACGCCCGACGTGCCCGACGTGCCCTGCACCTGCGAAACGCCCCGCGCGGCTCAGCCCTGCTGCGCCTGCTCCGCGAGCAGCCCGCGCAGCCGGGTGGTGCGGGGCGCGGCGGGCCGCTCGGCGACGGCCTGCGCCAGCGCGGGCCCGGCCGCGTGCACCACCGAGAGGTGCCGCTCGGCCCGCCCGAACGCGGTGTACACCCACTGCCGGGTCAGCCCGGCCGCGGCCTCCTCCGGCAGCACCACCACGGCGGCCGGCCAGCGCCGCCCCAGCGCCTGGTGCACCGTCAGCGCCCAGCCGTGCCGCAGCCGGTCGACCCGGTCCGGCGCCAGCACCAGCTCGGAGCCGTCGTCGAGCCGCAGCCGCAGCCCGGCCTGGTCGCCACCGGCCACCCGGCCGGGGTGGTTGATCCCGGGCACCGGCGAGTAGACCACCCGGTCGCCCGGGTCGAAGCCGGCGAACCGTCCGGGGCCGGGGTTCAGCCGTGCCTTGGCGGCGGCGTTCAGCGCCCGGGTGCCGCCGGGGCCGCCGTGCCCGGGGGTGAGCAGCACGGTCTGCTCGGCGGGGATGCCGAGCGCGCGCGGGATCGAGTCGGTGAGCAGCTGCACGGCCCGGTGCACGGCCTCGCCGGACTCCCGGGCGGTGAGGATCACCACCTCCTTCTCCGGCGCCTCGACCGCGGTCAGCTCGCCGACGCCGATGCCGGAGACCAGCTCGCCGATCGGCCCGAGGTCGGGGGTGCGGGAGGCCACCACGGGGCAGGCCTTGGCGGCCAGCAGGTCGGCGAAGAGCCGCCCGGGGCCGGCCGACCAGAGCTGGCCGGGGTCGCCGCTGAGCACCAGCCGGGTGCCGTCGGCCAGCGCCTCCAGCAGGGTGGCGGCCTGCTCCAGGTCGAGCAGCGGGGCGTCCTGGACGATCAGCAGGTCGAGCGCGAGGAAGCCGTCCTCGGTGCGGTCCACGGTGCCGAGCAGCTCGGCCAGGGTGACCGACTCCGGCTCGCCGAGCGCCTGGCGCCCGTAGTCGGTCCAGGAGGCGGCCCGGACCCGCAGACCGAGGCCGCGGGCGGCCCGCAGCAGGGCGGCCGACTCGCCGAGCGCGGCGGCGTCACCGGTGTGCAGCACGAGGGGCGCGGCGGCGACGGCCCGCACCAGGGCGGCGGCCGAGGCCGAGCCGGCCTGTTCGGCGGCCCGCTCCCAGTCGATGCCGCCCTGGGCACCGTCCTCCCTGTCGGCGCCCTCGGGGTCGCCGGTGAAGGTGGCGAGCAGTCGGGCCAGCCCTTCGGCGGCCTCCTCCTCGGCCTGGGCGATCCGCTCCAGCGCGAACAGCAGCCGCATCGGCGGCTCCTCGTCCTCGGCCACGGGGCGGGCGCCGGGCCCGGTCTCCTCCTCCTGGTAGGGCAGGATCCGGCCGTCCTCGACGGCGGCCTGCACCGCCTCGTCCGCATCGGGCAGCGAGAACTTCGCCAGGCCGGCCCGCAGTTCGTCGACGGTGAGCGCGGAGTGGCCGCGCAGCGCGGCCTGTTCGAGCAGCCAGCCGGCCAGCGCCCGGCCGCGACGCGGGTCGCCGGGGCCGCCGGCGGGGCCGAGCAGCGCCTGGGCGAAGCCGTCCGCCTGTTCGGGGCGGACCCCGGGCAGGCCGAGCAGCGCCCACGGGTCCTGCTGGAGCAGGGCGGGCGCGTCCTCGCCGAGTGCGGTGAGCGCGGCCTTGGCCAGCCCGTCGGCGGCCGCGGCGGGCGCACCGCCGTGGGTGAGCAGCTGCACGGTGGCGCGCAGCGCGTCCGCCGGAAGCTCCAGCACGGGGGCGGCGGGGGCAGTCGCCTGCTGCGGTTCCGCGGCGGGCCGCTGCGGCTCGCCGCCGGTGGTGGACGCGGGCCCGGTGGCGCGGGAGCGGGCTGACGGTCCGTCGGATCCGTCGCGCTGCTCAACCGCCCGCACGGCCTCGGCGAGCGCGGCCAGCTGGGCGGCCTTGCGCGCCGGGTCCGGTGCGGAGGTGAACCGAGCGGCCTGCCCGGGGGCACCGGCCTCACTTCCAGCAGCAGCCGCCGCCTGCTCGCCTGCCTGCTCGGAGCCCTCGGCCGCCTGCCCGGGGGCTCCGTCGGCGGCCGCACCCCCGTCCGCCTCGCTCCGGGGTTCGGGCACCGGCCCGCCGGCCGGGTCCTGCGTCTGACTCACAGTTCGTTCCAGTCCTGATCGGGGTAGCGGCGCACCGGCGCCGAAATGTCGTCCAGCGCGCCGCGGATCTCATCCGGAAGCGTAAGCGCCTCCACCGACAGGGCCGCCGCCAGCTGGGCCCCGGTGCGGGCGCCGAGCACGGCGGCGGACACCCCGGGCCGGTCGCGCACCCAGGAGAGCGCCACCGCCAGCGGGCTGCTGGCCAGCCCGTCGGCGGCGGTGGCGAGCGCGTCGACGATCCGCCGGGACCGCTCGCCGAGGTAGGGCTGGACGAACCCGGAGAGGTACGGCGAGCTTGCCCGGGAGTCGGCCGGGATGCCGTGCCGGTACTTGCCGGTGAGCACTCCGCGCCCGAGCGGCGAGGAGGCGAGCAGGCCGATCCCGGCGTCCAGCGCGGCCGGCAGCAGCTCGCGCTCGATCCCGCGCTGGAGCAGCGAGTACTCCATCTGGCAGCCGGCCAGCGGCACCCGGCCCGGCACGGCGCGCTGCCAGGTGGCGGCCTTGGCCAGCTGCCAGCCGCTGTAGCCGGCCACCGCCGCGTACCGGGCCCGGCCGGAGCCGACGGCGAGGTCCAAGGCGTGCAGGGTCTCCTCGGCCGGGGTGGCGGGGTCGAAGGCGTGCACCTGCCAGAGGTCCACGTAGTCGGTGCCGAGCCGGCGCAGCGAGGCGTCCAGGGCGGCGAGCAGCCGGCCCCGGGAGGTGTCCACCCGGCGGTCGGCGCCGTGGGCGCCGCCGGACTTGGTGGCGATCACCAGTTCGGAGCGCGGGACCAGACTCTCCATCAGGCGGGCGAGCAGGTACTCGGCGCCGCCGTCGGAGTACACGTCGGCGGTGTCCACCAGGGTGCCGCCGGCGTCGACGAACTGCTTGAGCTGCTCGGCGGCGCCGTCCTCGTCGGTGTCCGCGGTCCAGGTCATGGTGCCCAGCGCCAGCCGGGAGACCCGCAGGCCGGTGTGGCCCAGGTTGCGTTGTTGCACGGCGACAGGACACCCCCTCGATTCGGTGAGTCCGAGCGTAGCCGCCGGTCGGCGCAATGTGACGCGCGCCACGCCTACCGGTCAGTAGCATGCCGGTCGCCGACCCGGCTAGCGTGACCCTGCAACGGCCCCTCGGGAAAGGCGCGCACCCATGCGACTCGGCATCAACCTCGGCTACTGGGGACTCGGCCTGGACGCCGACAACATCGCGGTGGCCCAGGAGGCCGACCGGCTCGGCTACGCGGTCTGCTGGGCCGCGGAGGCGTACGGCTCGGACGCGGCCACCGTGCTCTCCTACGTCGCCGCCAAGACCGAGCGGATCGACGTCGGCTCGGCGATCTTCCAGATCCCGGCCCGCACCCCGGCGATGACGGCGATGACCGCCGCGACCCTGGACACCCTCTCGGGCGGCCGGTTCCGGCTCGGCCTCGGGGTCTCCGGCCCGCAGGTCTCGGAGGGCTGGTACGGCGTCAGGTTCGACAAGCCGCTGGCCCGCACCCGGGAGTACGTGGAGATCATCCGCAAGGCGATGTCCCGCGAGCGGCTGGTCCACCAGGGCGCCAACTGGACCCTGCCGCTGCCCGGCGGCCCGGGCAAGGCGCTGAAGCTGACGGTGCACCCGGTGCGCGAGCGGATCCCGCTCTACATCGCGGCGATCGGCCCGAAGAACCTGGAGCAGACCGGCGAGCTGGCCGACGGCTGGCTGGGCATCTTCTTCTCGCCCGAGCACGCCGACCAGTCGCTGGAGCCGCTGCGGGCCGGCCGGGCCAAGGCGGGCCTGACGCTGGACGGCTTCGACCTGTGCCCCACCGTCAACATCGCGGTCGGCGAGGACGTGGCGGCGCTGGCCGACTCGCTGCGCGACTACGTGGCGCTCTACATCGGCGGCATGGGCAGCAAGGAGAAGAACTTCTACAACCAGCTGGCCCGGCGGATGGGCTACGAGCAGGCCGCCGAGGAGGTCCAGCAGCGCTACCTGGCCGGCGACAAGCAGGGCGCGGCGGCGGCCGTGCCGCAGGAGCTGATCGACTCGGTCTCGCTGCTCGGCGGCACCGAGCGGATCGCCGACCGGATGCGGGCCTACGCCGACGCGGGCGTCACCACGCTGACCCTGGCCCCGGCCGGCTGGACCTTGGACGAGCGGATCACCGCGCTGCGCACCGGCGTGGCCGCCCTGGAGCTGGCCGGCCTGGCCTGACGGCCCGGCCGGGCTACAGCCAGCCCCAGCGCTTGAACAGCCGGTGCAGCACCCCGCAGGCCAGCGCGGTCGCACCGGCGCCCAGCGGGTAGCCGTAGGGCACCGCCGCCTGACGGTCCACCAGCGCGTAGCCGGCCAGCAGCACCGGCGGCACGGCGAGCGCGGCCCAGGCGGTGGCCCGCTGCGCGGTGCTGCCGGGCGTCCCGCGGCGCGGTCCGGCCGGCCGGGCCGCGGGCGGGCGCGCGGTGGCGCCGGCCGGTGCGGGCGGTGGTGCGCAGGCGGCGGCCAGCCGCTCGGTGGGCTCGCGCAGCGCGGGCAGCAGTCCGGTGGAGAGCTCGTGCAGCGGGCCGAGCACCTGGCGGGCCGCGGCGGTCAGCACCCGGGAGCCGGGGCGCTCGGCCAGCGCGGCCAGGTACTCGTCGGCGGTGGCCGCGCAGACCGCGTGCAGCACCGCGACCGGCCCGTGCGCCAGTAGCCGGGGCTGCTGCTCCAGCCGGGCCCGCAGGCCGCGCATCGGCCCGGGCGGTCCGTGACGCACCGTCAGCACGAAGCCCTCGCCGACCAGCAGCACGAGCTGACCGGTGGTCATGGCGGCGCCGTCGCGCTGAACGGTCGTCAGCACCACCAGCAGCGCGTCCGCGAGCCGGGTCACGCCCGGTGCGCGGGGCGCGCGCAGGGCCTGCGCCACGGTCCCGGCGGGCAGCCCGGCCACCGCCCCGACCTGGGTGAACTCGGCCTCGCCGGGGTCCGCGAGGCCGATCCACACGAAGCCGCCGTCGGTGCCCGGGGTGCCGGCGGCGGCGAGCCGGCGACCGTCCTGGTAGCGGGCGGAGTCGGTGATCACGCTTCATTGTGGCCCGGGCGGGGCCCCGGGGCCGGGAACGGCTCGCGGCCACCCCTTAGGCTGGGGGCATGCCCACACTGCTGCTGGTACGCCATGGCCGGTCGACCGCGAACTCCGAGGGGATCCTCGCCGGTTGGACCCCGGGAGTGGAGCTGGACGAGGCGGGCCGGGAGCAGGCCGCCGGGCTGGTCGGCCGGCTCGACGGGGTGCCGCTGGCGAAGGTGGTGAGCAGCCCGCTGGAGCGCTGCCGGCAGACCCTGGAGCCGTTGCTGGCGGCCCGTCCGGAGCTCGGCGAGCCGGCCGTGGACGAGCGGTTCGGCGAGTGCCACTACGGCGAGTGGACCGGTCGCAAGCTCGGCGAGCTGGCCAAGGAGCCGCTCTGGCGCACCGTCCAGGACCACGCCTCGGCGGCGGCCTTCCCGGGCGGCGAGTCGCTGCGCGCGCTCAGCCACCGCACGGTGGCGGCGGCCCGCGAGTGGGACGAGAAGGTCGCCGCCGAGCACGGCGCGGACGCCGTCTGGCTGGCCTGCACCCACGGCGACGTGATCAAGGCGATCGTGGCCGACGCGCTGGGCCTGCACCTGGACCACTTCCAGCGGATCAACGTGGACCCCTGCACGGTCACCGCGATCCGCTACACCCCGCTGCGGCCGTTCCTGCTGCGGATGGGCGACACCGGCACGCTGACCGGCCTGCGGCCCGCGCCCGCCCGCGAGGGCGGCGAGCCGGTGGCCGAGGGCGACGCGGCGGTCGGCGGCTCCACCGGGCGCTAGCCCGCACGCCGTAGGGTGAGGAGGCGCCCGGAGCCCGGAGCAGCCGCCCTGCCAGACCCCGTTCCAGACCCAGTTCTACGTTCTACACAACCGGAGCGAGAGAGTGCCCCGACAGGTCTTCTACTACGACCAGCCCGAGCGGTTCGTGGCCGGCACGGTCGGCCAGCCCGGCTCGCGGGCGTTCTTCCTGCAGGCCAGCGCGCGCGGCCGGATCACCAGCGTGCTGCTGGAGAAGACCCAGGTGGCGGCGCTGGCCGAGCGGGTCGACGAGGTGCTGGACGAGGCGCTGCGGCGCAGCGGCGGCGAGGCGTCGATCCCGGCGGTGGCGCCCGCCGAGCTGATCGACAGCGCCCCGCTGGACCTGCCGCTGGAGCAGGAGTTCCGGGTCGGCACGATGGCGCTGGCCTGGGACGCCGGCGACGGCCGCCTGGTGGTCGAGGCGCAGGCGGCGCTGGAGGAGACCGAGGACGAGGAGGAGCCGGTCTTCGACGACGAGAACGGCCCGGACCTGCTGCGGGTGCGGCTCACCGGCGCGATGGCCCGGGTCTTCGCCAAGCGGGCGCTGGAGCTGGTGGCCGCCGGCCGCAAGCCCTGCCCGTTCTGCAACCTGCCGCTCGACCCGGAGGGCCACATCTGCCCGCGCCAGAACGGGTACAAGCGCTGAACGCCGACCAGCCCGCCGACACCGGCGCCGCGATACCGCAGGCCGACCCGGCCGGCACGGCGGCGCTGGCCGCCGACCCGGCCACCGCGCTGGAGCTGCTGCGCTCCGGCGAGCTCACCGTGCACGGGCAGCTGACCGAGGCCTCCAACACGGTGCTCTACTGCTCCGTCGCGCTGGCCGGGGTGAGCGCGCCCTGCGTCTACAAGCCGGTGCGCGGCGAGCGCCCGCTCTGGGACTTCCCGGACGGCACGCTGGCCGGGCGCGAGGTGGCCGCCTACGAGCTGTCGGCCGCCTCCGGCTGGGCGCTGGTGCCGCCGACCGTGCTGCGCGAGGGCCCGTTCGGCCCGGGCATGGCGCAGGTCTGGGTGGAGCCGGACCCGCAGGCCGGGCCGATCCTCGCGCTGCAGGACCCCGAGGGGCCGGAGCCGGGCTGGCTGCCGGTGCTGCGGGCCGAGGTGGCGGACGGCCGGGAGGCGCTGCTGGTGCACGCCGACGACCAGCGGCTGCGCCGGATGGCGGTGCTGGACGCGGTGCTCAACAACGCCGACCGCAAGGGCGGCCACCTGCTGGCGGCCGCCGACGGCCGGATCTACGGCATCGACCACGGGGTGACCTTCGCCGCCTCCGGCAAGCTGCGCACCCTGCTCTGGGGCTGGGCCCGGCAGCCGCTGACCGAGGAGGCGGTGGCGGTGCTGGAGCGGCTGGCGGCCG of Kitasatospora viridis contains these proteins:
- a CDS encoding histidine phosphatase family protein; this encodes MPTLLLVRHGRSTANSEGILAGWTPGVELDEAGREQAAGLVGRLDGVPLAKVVSSPLERCRQTLEPLLAARPELGEPAVDERFGECHYGEWTGRKLGELAKEPLWRTVQDHASAAAFPGGESLRALSHRTVAAAREWDEKVAAEHGADAVWLACTHGDVIKAIVADALGLHLDHFQRINVDPCTVTAIRYTPLRPFLLRMGDTGTLTGLRPAPAREGGEPVAEGDAAVGGSTGR
- a CDS encoding DUF3090 domain-containing protein; the encoded protein is MPRQVFYYDQPERFVAGTVGQPGSRAFFLQASARGRITSVLLEKTQVAALAERVDEVLDEALRRSGGEASIPAVAPAELIDSAPLDLPLEQEFRVGTMALAWDAGDGRLVVEAQAALEETEDEEEPVFDDENGPDLLRVRLTGAMARVFAKRALELVAAGRKPCPFCNLPLDPEGHICPRQNGYKR
- a CDS encoding SCO1664 family protein, with the protein product MHGQLTEASNTVLYCSVALAGVSAPCVYKPVRGERPLWDFPDGTLAGREVAAYELSAASGWALVPPTVLREGPFGPGMAQVWVEPDPQAGPILALQDPEGPEPGWLPVLRAEVADGREALLVHADDQRLRRMAVLDAVLNNADRKGGHLLAAADGRIYGIDHGVTFAASGKLRTLLWGWARQPLTEEAVAVLERLAAELDGALGARLAEHLTPAELTAARRRTAELLSTGRHPLPSQEWPSIPWPPV